One genomic window of Agrobacterium vitis includes the following:
- a CDS encoding acetyl-CoA carboxylase biotin carboxyl carrier protein, with the protein MDLDKIKTLIDFVGQSRISHLSVTDNGTTVRISHYAHPQNATVIASPVVPDRIVNTIPTPPIKIEQTADTVCAPTFGVFHRSPHPGEKPFVDIGDEVESGQSLFIVEAMKVFNTVTTDRAGKIVRVLVEDGQEVDAGQPVLEIAL; encoded by the coding sequence ATGGATCTCGACAAGATCAAAACGCTCATAGACTTCGTTGGACAATCACGCATTTCGCATCTGAGCGTGACGGACAACGGCACGACCGTTCGGATCTCTCATTACGCTCACCCGCAGAATGCCACTGTTATCGCAAGCCCTGTGGTGCCGGACCGTATCGTCAACACCATTCCCACGCCGCCGATCAAGATTGAACAGACCGCAGATACCGTGTGTGCGCCCACATTTGGTGTTTTTCATCGCTCGCCCCATCCGGGGGAAAAGCCCTTTGTTGACATTGGCGATGAGGTCGAGAGCGGCCAGAGCCTTTTTATTGTTGAGGCCATGAAAGTCTTCAATACGGTGACCACGGATCGGGCGGGCAAAATTGTTCGGGTGTTGGTGGAAGATGGGCAAGAGGTCGATGCCGGACAGCCTGTTTTGGAGATTGCCCTATGA
- a CDS encoding LysR family transcriptional regulator, with product MALDVTKMRYFARIAELGSFTRAASELGVAQPALSLHVRALEDQLGLQLLNRTSRGVVVTEAGQTLLVHAQAILRAVEQAEAATREQAKYPSGDVSLGILSSLSPILSIPVLEACDRRFPKIRLTISEGDSQTLRTATDTHAHDLAVNLLDVAKPTAVPLFDERLYAVGPLNAFTQRQNDLPLREALSLPLIMPSQRHGIRILLEKQALILGQKINIVRVIEGVASTKAAIRAGLGLTILGRGAVYADHQAGQLSVIPLRAPELFRRLVLDMPVNHPPTNAVLEVRQILMEVIKRLGGEGHWSCLA from the coding sequence TTGGCATTGGATGTAACAAAAATGCGCTATTTTGCGCGCATTGCAGAGCTAGGCTCCTTTACCCGTGCCGCCAGTGAGCTGGGTGTAGCCCAACCCGCGCTGAGCCTGCATGTGCGCGCGCTGGAAGACCAACTGGGGCTGCAATTGCTCAACCGGACCTCGCGTGGCGTCGTGGTAACGGAGGCAGGCCAAACGCTGCTGGTCCATGCTCAGGCAATCCTTCGGGCGGTAGAGCAGGCCGAAGCCGCAACGCGGGAGCAGGCGAAATATCCAAGTGGTGATGTCTCGCTTGGTATTCTCAGCTCGCTGTCTCCCATTCTCTCCATTCCGGTTCTGGAAGCATGTGACCGCCGTTTTCCAAAAATCCGCCTGACGATCAGCGAGGGCGATAGCCAGACCCTGCGCACAGCGACCGATACCCATGCGCATGATCTGGCCGTGAACCTTCTGGATGTGGCCAAACCGACCGCAGTGCCTTTGTTTGATGAGCGGCTCTATGCCGTCGGGCCTCTGAATGCCTTTACCCAAAGGCAGAATGATTTGCCGCTCCGCGAAGCTTTGAGCCTTCCGCTGATCATGCCCTCGCAGCGTCATGGAATTCGCATCCTTTTGGAAAAGCAGGCCCTTATTCTTGGTCAGAAAATCAATATTGTTCGGGTGATCGAGGGCGTGGCCAGCACCAAAGCGGCTATCCGTGCCGGGTTGGGATTGACCATTCTGGGTCGGGGAGCCGTCTACGCCGATCATCAGGCAGGACAACTCTCGGTCATTCCACTGAGGGCACCGGAGCTGTTTCGACGCCTTGTGCTGGATATGCCGGTCAATCACCCACCGACAAATGCGGTTCTTGAGGTGAGACAGATCCTGATGGAGGTCATCAAGCGTCTCGGTGGAGAGGGCCATTGGAGCTGTCTCGCCTGA
- a CDS encoding 4-carboxy-4-hydroxy-2-oxoadipate aldolase/oxaloacetate decarboxylase encodes MIHIKKIPERPSQEEIDAIAKFSPATLHEAQGRRGALSSRIKPVDYRMKLCGPAFTVKSAPRDNIMLQLAINYAQPGDIIVVSGGEYEEAGSFGDVLANACLAKGIGGLVTDTGVRDTLQLRDLGFPVFSLSVCIKGTVKETLTAVNDPIVIGDELVYPGDIIVGDADGVVVVRRQEAMNVAALAQTREDAEAGYIAAYKAGKSVIEVSNLEPVLRAKGFSVEA; translated from the coding sequence ATGATCCACATTAAGAAAATTCCCGAGCGTCCAAGCCAGGAAGAGATTGATGCGATTGCGAAATTCTCGCCCGCCACGCTGCATGAAGCGCAGGGTCGTCGCGGTGCGCTTTCCTCCCGCATCAAGCCAGTTGATTACCGCATGAAGCTTTGCGGGCCTGCTTTCACGGTCAAGTCTGCGCCACGCGACAACATCATGCTGCAACTGGCGATCAATTATGCGCAACCGGGCGACATCATCGTGGTATCCGGCGGCGAATACGAGGAGGCGGGGTCATTTGGTGATGTTCTGGCCAATGCCTGCCTCGCCAAAGGCATTGGTGGCCTGGTAACGGACACAGGCGTGCGCGATACCTTGCAGCTTCGAGATCTTGGCTTTCCGGTATTTTCACTCAGTGTTTGCATCAAGGGAACCGTGAAGGAAACCTTGACCGCAGTGAACGATCCCATCGTTATCGGTGATGAACTGGTGTATCCGGGCGACATCATCGTCGGTGATGCCGACGGCGTGGTGGTCGTTCGTCGACAGGAAGCCATGAACGTTGCAGCACTTGCCCAAACCCGGGAAGATGCCGAAGCGGGCTATATTGCCGCCTATAAGGCGGGTAAGTCGGTCATTGAAGTCAGTAATCTTGAGCCCGTGCTGAGGGCTAAAGGATTTTCGGTCGAAGCGTGA
- a CDS encoding NAD(P)/FAD-dependent oxidoreductase, with protein MLDISPATKIDTALSKLGKALESGDIDAAVNLFQTDCYWRDLVTFTWNLKTLEGHEQIREMLKSQLGAITPSNFVQDPKEPATDAGGITDGWFEFETGVARGYGHIRLKDGRIWTLLTTMTELKGHEEPKGIRRPMGAEHGHDRNRMTWKEKRESESAELGYSAQPYVVIIGGGQGGIALGARLRQLGVPTIIIEKNERPGDSWRKRYKSLCLHDPVWYDHLPYISFPENWPVFTPKDKVGDWLEMYTKVMELNYWSSTTCKSAQFDEATGEWTVIVERAGKEIVLKPKQLVLATGMSGKANVPNFPGQDVFKGEQQHSSQHPGPDAYAGKRVVVIGSNNSAHDICAALWEAGADVTMLQRSSTHIVKSGSLMEIGLGDLYSERAVQSGMTTRKADLIFASLPYRIMHEFQIPIYNRIREQDADFYKALEEAGFMLDFGDDESGLFMKYLRRGSGYYIDVGACDLVIDGSIKLKSGVDVSHLTENAVVLKDGTQLPADLVVYATGYGSMNGWAADLISRDVADKIGKCWGLGSDTTKDPGPWEGEQRNMWKPTQQDALWFHGGNLHQSRHYSQYLSLQLKARQVGIDTPVYGMTRPHHLS; from the coding sequence GATCCGAGAGATGCTGAAGAGCCAGCTTGGCGCCATCACACCCTCGAATTTCGTACAGGATCCAAAAGAGCCCGCCACTGATGCTGGTGGGATCACTGACGGCTGGTTCGAGTTCGAAACGGGCGTCGCACGCGGTTACGGACATATCCGCCTGAAGGATGGGCGGATATGGACCCTCTTGACCACCATGACCGAATTGAAGGGCCATGAAGAGCCGAAAGGCATCCGCCGCCCGATGGGGGCCGAGCACGGCCATGACCGTAACCGCATGACCTGGAAAGAAAAGCGCGAGAGCGAGAGCGCCGAGCTGGGCTATTCGGCGCAACCCTATGTCGTTATCATCGGTGGCGGCCAGGGAGGCATTGCCCTTGGCGCACGGCTTCGCCAGCTGGGTGTGCCGACAATCATCATCGAGAAGAACGAGCGCCCGGGCGACAGCTGGCGCAAGCGCTACAAGTCGCTCTGCCTGCACGACCCCGTCTGGTACGATCATTTGCCGTATATTTCCTTCCCGGAAAACTGGCCCGTCTTCACCCCGAAGGACAAGGTAGGCGACTGGCTGGAAATGTATACCAAAGTCATGGAGTTGAACTACTGGAGCTCCACGACCTGCAAGTCGGCGCAATTCGATGAAGCGACCGGCGAATGGACAGTCATTGTTGAACGCGCCGGCAAGGAAATCGTGCTCAAGCCAAAGCAGCTGGTGCTGGCGACGGGCATGTCGGGCAAGGCCAATGTGCCGAATTTCCCCGGTCAGGATGTGTTCAAGGGCGAACAGCAACATTCCTCGCAGCATCCGGGGCCGGACGCCTATGCCGGCAAACGAGTGGTGGTGATCGGCTCCAACAATTCCGCCCACGATATCTGCGCAGCGCTCTGGGAAGCCGGCGCCGATGTCACCATGCTGCAACGGTCATCCACCCATATCGTCAAATCGGGTTCACTGATGGAGATCGGTCTGGGCGATCTCTACTCGGAAAGGGCCGTTCAGAGCGGAATGACCACACGCAAGGCCGACCTGATTTTTGCGTCCCTGCCCTACCGGATCATGCATGAGTTCCAGATCCCGATTTACAACAGGATTCGTGAACAAGATGCGGATTTTTATAAGGCACTGGAAGAGGCCGGCTTCATGCTGGACTTCGGCGACGACGAGTCTGGCCTGTTCATGAAATATCTGCGGCGTGGATCAGGCTATTACATCGATGTCGGTGCCTGCGATCTGGTGATTGACGGCTCGATCAAGCTCAAATCCGGGGTGGATGTCTCGCATCTGACCGAAAACGCCGTCGTGTTGAAGGATGGTACGCAGTTGCCAGCGGATCTTGTGGTCTATGCCACCGGCTATGGCTCGATGAATGGTTGGGCGGCCGATCTCATCTCGCGCGACGTCGCTGACAAAATCGGCAAATGTTGGGGGCTCGGCTCCGATACGACTAAGGACCCCGGTCCCTGGGAGGGCGAACAACGCAACATGTGGAAGCCGACGCAACAGGACGCACTGTGGTTCCATGGCGGCAATCTGCACCAGTCACGGCACTATTCGCAATATCTGTCATTGCAGCTGAAAGCTCGTCAAGTCGGCATCGATACGCCCGTCTACGGCATGACCAGACCGCATCATCTGTCGTAA